From one Agathobaculum sp. NTUH-O15-33 genomic stretch:
- a CDS encoding MFS transporter — translation MNLNWKRKFLTIVTGQTVSLVGSSAVQFALIWWMASETGSPILLAFSGLMAFLPQALLGPFAGVWIDRLHRKTVVIAADLFQGLVAVAFAVWFLFATPPHWTACVVLGVRALGGVFHTPAIQALIPRLVPTDELVRVGGWQQFLQSGAFMLGPVLGALMYGALPLPVILLTDLLGAVAACLTLAFVKIEEPPQEHGEKRHFAHELREGFRTLLRDKQLCVLLFAVTLCMVFFMPLSSYYPLMTSNYFHLEAFHASIVEFTFALGMMATSLAVGLFGHIKNKLLFAHLGLFGIALTSLISGLVPPNMTGFWVFAVVCLFMGGSGNFYGIPTIAYMQESIPGEAQGRVFSLMGSMMSLSMPVGLLVSGPISEAYGVPLWFLISGVAMFVITLVSLLIIRKLH, via the coding sequence TTGAACTTAAACTGGAAACGAAAATTTCTTACCATCGTCACCGGACAGACCGTATCGCTGGTCGGCTCCTCCGCCGTACAGTTCGCGCTCATTTGGTGGATGGCGAGCGAGACCGGCTCGCCCATCCTACTCGCCTTTTCGGGCCTGATGGCCTTTTTGCCGCAGGCCCTGCTCGGCCCGTTCGCGGGCGTTTGGATCGACCGGCTGCACCGCAAGACCGTTGTCATCGCCGCCGACCTGTTTCAGGGACTGGTCGCCGTGGCCTTTGCCGTATGGTTCCTGTTCGCCACCCCACCGCACTGGACGGCCTGCGTCGTACTCGGCGTGCGCGCGCTGGGCGGCGTGTTTCACACGCCCGCGATCCAAGCGCTCATCCCCCGTCTGGTGCCCACGGACGAACTGGTGCGCGTGGGCGGCTGGCAGCAGTTTTTGCAGTCCGGCGCGTTCATGCTGGGCCCGGTGCTGGGCGCATTGATGTACGGCGCGCTGCCCCTGCCCGTCATTCTGCTGACCGATTTGCTCGGCGCGGTGGCCGCCTGCCTGACGCTGGCCTTTGTCAAAATCGAGGAGCCGCCGCAGGAGCACGGCGAAAAGCGCCATTTCGCGCACGAGCTGCGCGAGGGCTTCCGCACGCTGCTGCGCGACAAACAGCTTTGCGTGCTGCTGTTCGCGGTCACGCTGTGCATGGTATTTTTCATGCCGCTTTCCTCCTACTATCCGCTGATGACGAGCAACTACTTTCATTTGGAAGCGTTCCACGCAAGCATTGTGGAGTTCACCTTCGCGCTGGGAATGATGGCCACCTCGTTGGCCGTCGGTCTGTTCGGACATATCAAAAACAAGCTTCTGTTCGCGCACCTTGGGCTGTTCGGCATCGCGCTCACCTCGCTCATTTCCGGTCTTGTACCGCCTAATATGACCGGGTTCTGGGTGTTTGCGGTGGTCTGCCTGTTCATGGGCGGCAGCGGCAATTTCTACGGCATCCCCACCATCGCCTACATGCAGGAAAGTATTCCCGGCGAGGCGCAGGGCCGCGTGTTCTCGCTGATGGGCAGCATGATGTCGCTCTCCATGCCGGTCGGCCTGCTGGTTTCCGGCCCGATCAGCGAGGCCTACGGCGTTCCGCTGTGGTTCCTGATCTCCGGCGTGGCCATGTTTGTCATTACTTTGGTCAGCCTGCTGATCATCCGAAAATTGCATTAA
- a CDS encoding NAD(P)/FAD-dependent oxidoreductase, protein MANLIIIGGGPAGLSASIYAARAGLKPTVLYQGGGALEKTDKIENYFGFAQPVTGAHLLGEGRAQAERLGVTLTETEVTGAEYAEKGFIVKTTGQPYEADAIILATGAPRAAPKIPGIAELEGRGVSYCAICDAFFYRGKSVAVLGQGEYAVEEAKTLLPVVSSVTLLTNGAEPPAGLPDGISVETRPVARVAGEDKVSAIAFQDGAALAADGLFIAYGTAGSTDFARKLGAMTEGRSITVDDKMMTNVPGLFAAGDCTGGLLQVAKAVSDGAIAAMSAIKYLRG, encoded by the coding sequence ATGGCAAACCTCATCATCATCGGCGGCGGCCCGGCGGGCCTGTCCGCTTCTATTTACGCCGCGCGCGCGGGGCTCAAGCCCACGGTGCTGTATCAAGGCGGCGGTGCGCTCGAAAAAACGGACAAGATCGAAAACTACTTTGGCTTTGCCCAGCCGGTCACGGGCGCTCACCTGCTGGGCGAGGGCCGCGCGCAGGCCGAACGCCTCGGCGTAACGCTCACGGAAACCGAAGTGACCGGCGCGGAGTACGCCGAAAAGGGCTTTATTGTCAAAACCACCGGCCAACCCTACGAGGCGGACGCGATCATCCTTGCGACCGGCGCGCCGCGCGCCGCGCCCAAGATTCCCGGCATCGCCGAGCTGGAAGGGCGCGGCGTCAGCTATTGCGCCATTTGCGACGCGTTCTTTTACCGGGGCAAGTCGGTCGCGGTGCTCGGGCAGGGCGAATACGCGGTGGAAGAAGCAAAAACCCTTTTGCCGGTTGTTTCCTCTGTCACGCTTTTAACGAACGGCGCCGAGCCGCCCGCCGGACTGCCCGACGGCATTTCGGTCGAAACGCGTCCGGTCGCCCGCGTCGCGGGCGAGGACAAGGTATCAGCCATTGCATTTCAGGACGGCGCGGCGCTTGCGGCGGACGGTCTGTTCATCGCCTACGGCACCGCGGGCAGCACGGATTTCGCGCGCAAGCTCGGCGCGATGACCGAGGGCCGCTCGATCACGGTGGACGATAAGATGATGACCAACGTGCCCGGCCTTTTCGCCGCGGGCGACTGCACGGGCGGGCTGCTGCAAGTGGCAAAGGCCGTGTCGGACGGCGCGATCGCCGCGATGAGCGCGATTAAATATTTGCGTGGATAA
- a CDS encoding response regulator, translated as MNKPQILVVEDDAAVSNLICTTLETQAYQYHLAGTGAAAVLAAASCRPDVIILDLGLPDMDGVDIIKKVRSWSNVPIIVVSARSDDRDKVEALDAGADDYLVKPFSVEELLARLRVALRRVRFDAERTGSEASTYENAELKIDYAAGCVYVSGQEIHLTPIEYRLLCLLARNTGKVLTHNFILKEIWGNVLPSDTPSLRVFMATLRKKIEPDPSSPRYIQTHIGVGYRMLRVG; from the coding sequence ATGAACAAACCACAAATTCTGGTCGTCGAGGACGACGCCGCAGTCAGCAACCTGATCTGCACCACGCTGGAAACACAGGCCTACCAATACCACCTCGCCGGAACTGGCGCGGCCGCCGTGCTGGCCGCCGCTTCGTGCCGGCCGGACGTAATCATCCTTGATCTGGGCCTGCCCGATATGGACGGGGTGGATATCATCAAAAAGGTGCGTTCTTGGTCCAACGTGCCGATTATTGTGGTCTCCGCCCGCAGCGACGACCGCGACAAGGTGGAGGCGCTGGACGCGGGCGCGGACGATTATCTGGTCAAGCCCTTTTCCGTGGAAGAGCTGCTCGCCCGCCTGCGCGTCGCGCTGCGCCGCGTCCGGTTCGACGCCGAACGCACCGGCAGCGAAGCCAGCACCTATGAAAACGCCGAACTGAAAATCGACTACGCCGCGGGCTGCGTCTACGTCAGCGGACAGGAGATTCACTTAACGCCGATCGAATACCGCCTGTTGTGCCTGCTTGCCCGCAACACCGGCAAGGTGCTCACGCACAACTTTATTTTAAAGGAGATATGGGGCAACGTGCTGCCGTCGGATACGCCGTCCCTGCGCGTTTTTATGGCCACCCTGCGCAAAAAGATCGAGCCCGATCCCTCCAGCCCGCGCTATATCCAGACCCATATCGGCGTGGGCTACCGCATGCTGCGCGTGGGATAA
- a CDS encoding sensor histidine kinase KdpD, with translation MEEQRPSPDALLKQIETDPRRAPGRLKIFFGYAAGVGKTYAMLDAAHQMKRDGIDVVAGYIEPHTRPETLRLLGGLEQLPPRLTGYQGLRLREFDLDGALARHPQLILVDELAHTNAPGSRHRKRYQDIEELLRAGIDVYTTVNVQHLESLNDLVSSITGVVVTERVPDGIFDAAAQVEVVDLEPDELMQRLQQGKIYREEQAQQALHHFFTRKNLDALRELALRRTADRLGRTAEKSGERAIADAGEHILICLSSAPSNAKVIRTAARMAEAFHSGFTALFVQTPRTSELKGDNLRRLRQNLKLAEDLGARVATVYGDDIAAQIAEYARISGVSKIVVGRTNNKRRFFAGKNLIDRLTEYAPHMEVYVIPDSQPRFAPAPQGKAPVFRFSPLELGKCFAAIALSTLIGGVFYAAGFREANIITVYILGVLFSSVWARGRAYGAIASLLSVVVFNFFFTEPRFTLHAYDASYPMTFLVMLIASFITSTLAGRVKTQAEQAAQKAYRTEVLLQTSQKLQKAEDADAILLETAKQMVKLLGRTVLFYPARADDGLGQAQVYFPGEPEPAEAYLTEEERAVAEWVRRNNKHAGATTGTLPGSRCLYLAVRGTARVFAVAGVAMDRQPDLDSFERNLLIAMLGECGLALEKDALGKEKQAAEMQMQQETLRANLLRAISHDLRTPLTSISGSAGILMASADRLTPEKRGQLYTDIYDDAMWLVDLVENLLSVTRIENGTMDIHVEPELVDEVFREALGHLDRHAADHVITCALADDLLLARMDARLIVQVVINLVNNAIKYTPVGSHITLSAEKQGGMVAVRVADDGPGVPDEAKPRLFDMFYTAAGGKGDSRRGLGLGLALCRSIVQAHGGEITVTDNTPRGAAFSFTLEQAEVS, from the coding sequence TTGGAGGAACAACGCCCAAGCCCGGACGCGCTGCTCAAGCAAATAGAGACCGACCCCCGGCGCGCGCCGGGGCGGCTTAAAATATTTTTCGGCTACGCCGCCGGCGTGGGCAAGACCTACGCCATGCTGGACGCGGCGCACCAAATGAAGCGGGACGGCATCGACGTGGTGGCGGGCTATATCGAGCCGCACACCCGGCCCGAAACGCTTCGCCTGCTGGGCGGGCTGGAGCAGCTTCCGCCCCGCCTGACCGGCTATCAGGGGCTTCGCCTGCGTGAATTCGATCTGGACGGCGCGCTCGCCCGTCACCCCCAGCTGATTCTTGTCGATGAGCTGGCGCACACCAACGCGCCCGGCAGCCGTCACCGCAAGCGCTATCAGGATATTGAGGAATTGCTGCGCGCGGGGATCGACGTATACACCACGGTAAACGTGCAGCATTTGGAGAGCTTGAACGATCTGGTGTCCTCCATCACCGGCGTGGTGGTCACCGAGCGGGTGCCGGACGGCATCTTTGACGCGGCCGCGCAGGTGGAAGTGGTCGATCTGGAACCGGATGAGCTGATGCAGCGCCTCCAGCAGGGCAAGATCTACCGGGAGGAGCAGGCGCAGCAGGCGCTCCATCACTTTTTTACCCGCAAGAATCTGGACGCGCTGCGCGAGCTCGCGCTGCGCCGCACCGCCGACCGACTGGGCCGTACGGCGGAAAAATCCGGCGAACGCGCCATTGCCGACGCGGGCGAACATATCCTCATCTGCCTTTCGAGCGCGCCGTCGAACGCCAAGGTCATTCGTACCGCCGCGCGCATGGCGGAAGCCTTTCATTCCGGCTTTACCGCCCTTTTTGTGCAAACGCCGCGCACGAGCGAGCTGAAGGGCGACAACCTGCGCCGCCTGCGGCAAAACCTGAAGCTGGCCGAGGATCTGGGCGCGCGCGTCGCCACCGTATATGGGGACGACATCGCCGCGCAAATCGCGGAATACGCGCGCATATCCGGCGTATCCAAAATCGTTGTGGGCCGCACGAACAATAAGCGTCGCTTTTTCGCGGGCAAAAACCTGATCGACCGGCTGACCGAATACGCCCCCCATATGGAGGTCTACGTGATCCCGGACAGCCAGCCGCGCTTCGCCCCCGCCCCACAGGGCAAAGCGCCCGTTTTCCGCTTTTCCCCCCTTGAACTCGGCAAGTGCTTTGCCGCGATCGCGCTCTCCACGCTGATCGGCGGGGTGTTTTACGCGGCGGGGTTCCGCGAAGCGAACATTATCACGGTATATATTTTGGGCGTGTTGTTTTCCTCGGTCTGGGCGCGCGGCCGCGCCTACGGGGCGATCGCCTCGCTTTTGAGCGTGGTGGTGTTCAACTTTTTCTTTACCGAGCCGCGCTTTACCCTGCATGCGTACGACGCAAGCTACCCGATGACCTTTCTCGTCATGCTGATCGCCAGCTTCATCACCTCGACGCTCGCGGGCCGCGTCAAAACACAGGCGGAGCAGGCCGCGCAAAAGGCCTACCGCACCGAGGTGCTGCTGCAAACCAGCCAAAAGCTGCAAAAGGCCGAGGACGCGGACGCCATCCTGCTGGAGACCGCAAAGCAAATGGTCAAGCTGCTCGGCCGCACCGTGCTGTTCTACCCTGCCCGCGCGGACGACGGTCTGGGGCAGGCGCAGGTCTATTTCCCGGGTGAACCCGAGCCAGCCGAAGCCTACCTGACGGAGGAAGAGCGCGCGGTGGCCGAATGGGTGCGCCGCAACAACAAACACGCCGGGGCGACGACCGGCACCCTTCCCGGCTCCCGCTGCCTGTATCTCGCGGTGCGGGGCACGGCGCGCGTGTTCGCGGTCGCGGGCGTGGCGATGGACCGCCAGCCCGATCTCGATTCCTTCGAGCGCAATCTGCTGATCGCCATGCTGGGCGAATGCGGCCTTGCGCTGGAAAAGGACGCGCTGGGCAAGGAAAAACAGGCCGCGGAAATGCAGATGCAGCAGGAAACCCTGCGCGCCAATTTGCTGCGCGCGATCTCGCACGATCTGCGCACGCCGCTCACCAGCATATCGGGCAGCGCGGGCATTTTAATGGCCAGCGCCGACAGGCTGACCCCGGAAAAGCGCGGCCAGCTCTATACCGATATCTATGACGACGCGATGTGGCTGGTCGATCTGGTGGAAAACCTGCTTTCCGTCACCCGTATTGAAAACGGCACCATGGACATCCACGTCGAGCCCGAGCTCGTGGACGAGGTGTTCCGCGAAGCGCTCGGCCACCTCGACCGGCACGCGGCCGACCATGTGATCACCTGCGCCCTCGCGGACGACCTGCTTTTGGCGCGCATGGACGCGCGGCTGATCGTGCAGGTGGTCATCAATCTGGTCAACAACGCGATTAAATACACGCCGGTCGGGTCGCATATCACGCTGTCCGCCGAAAAACAGGGCGGCATGGTGGCCGTCCGCGTCGCGGACGACGGGCCCGGCGTGCCGGACGAAGCAAAGCCCCGCCTGTTCGATATGTTCTATACCGCCGCCGGCGGCAAGGGCGACAGCCGGCGCGGGTTAGGGCTGGGTCTTGCGCTCTGCCGCTCGATCGTGCAGGCGCACGGCGGCGAGATCACGGTCACGGACAATACGCCGCGGGGCGCGGCCTTTTCCTTTACACTCGAACAAGCGGAGGTATCATAA
- a CDS encoding TrkH family potassium uptake protein, which yields MSPWKNNRITPAQIVIAGFLLLILCGAALLTLPFATRDGAGASFGDALFTATSATCVTGLVIHDTYTYWSAFGQLVILVLIQIGGMGVVTMAMAISMFTGRRIGLKQRFVLQESMAAPQMGGVVRMTGFILRATLLLESLGAVVMALRFIPLFGFVKGVWFSVFHAVSAFCNAGFDLMGGAAPYSSLTAFAGDPLVNLPIMALITVGGIGFFVWGDIREHGLRFHAYRLQTKMVLTVSLALILLPAAYFYFYEFSQPQWAGMTGGERVWAALFQSVTPRTAGFNTVELTRYESPSVLVTILLMLVGGSSGSTAGGVKTTSLLLLFLCVRSSVQNRDSVQAFRRRLPPEVIRNTITILTLYVLLFLTGGTLISCIEGVSLSAALFESASAIGTVGLSLGMTGGLGPASRLILILLMYFGRVGGLTMLYAVASRRPPALSRLPQEKIAVG from the coding sequence GTGTCACCTTGGAAAAACAACCGGATCACGCCGGCGCAGATCGTGATCGCGGGATTTCTGCTGCTGATCCTTTGCGGCGCCGCGCTGCTCACGCTGCCCTTTGCCACAAGAGACGGCGCGGGCGCAAGCTTTGGCGATGCGCTGTTCACCGCCACCTCGGCCACCTGTGTGACCGGCCTTGTGATACATGATACCTATACCTATTGGTCGGCCTTCGGCCAGCTCGTTATCTTGGTGCTGATCCAGATCGGCGGCATGGGCGTGGTGACGATGGCCATGGCGATCTCGATGTTCACGGGCCGCCGCATCGGCCTGAAGCAGCGGTTCGTTTTGCAGGAATCCATGGCCGCGCCACAGATGGGCGGCGTGGTGCGCATGACCGGCTTCATCCTCAGGGCCACGCTTTTGTTGGAAAGCCTTGGGGCGGTGGTCATGGCCCTGCGCTTTATCCCACTGTTCGGCTTTGTCAAGGGCGTGTGGTTTTCCGTGTTCCACGCGGTCTCCGCGTTCTGCAACGCGGGCTTTGACCTAATGGGCGGGGCCGCCCCGTATTCTTCGCTCACCGCGTTCGCGGGCGATCCGCTGGTCAACCTGCCCATCATGGCGCTGATCACGGTGGGCGGCATCGGCTTTTTCGTTTGGGGCGATATCCGGGAGCACGGCCTTCGGTTCCACGCCTACCGGCTGCAGACGAAAATGGTGCTTACCGTGTCGCTCGCGCTTATTTTGCTGCCCGCCGCGTATTTTTATTTTTATGAGTTCAGCCAGCCCCAGTGGGCGGGTATGACGGGGGGCGAGCGGGTCTGGGCCGCGCTGTTCCAATCGGTCACGCCGCGCACGGCGGGCTTTAACACCGTAGAGCTGACGCGCTACGAAAGCCCAAGCGTGCTCGTTACCATTTTACTGATGCTGGTGGGCGGCTCGTCCGGCTCGACGGCGGGCGGCGTTAAGACCACGTCGCTGCTGCTGCTTTTCCTGTGCGTGCGTTCCAGTGTGCAGAACCGGGACAGCGTGCAGGCCTTTCGCCGCCGCTTGCCGCCCGAGGTCATACGCAACACAATCACGATCTTGACGCTTTACGTGCTGCTGTTCTTAACAGGCGGCACGCTCATCAGCTGTATCGAGGGCGTATCGCTTTCCGCCGCGCTGTTTGAAAGCGCCTCCGCCATCGGCACGGTGGGGCTGTCGCTCGGCATGACCGGCGGTCTGGGTCCGGCGTCGCGGTTGATTTTGATCTTGCTGATGTATTTCGGCCGCGTCGGTGGGCTGACCATGCTGTACGCCGTGGCCAGCCGCCGCCCGCCCGCGCTGAGCCGTCTGCCGCAGGAAAAGATCGCGGTGGGATAA
- a CDS encoding potassium channel family protein, giving the protein MKSVLIVGMGRFGRHMARKLTEYKHEVLAVDRSEERINDVLGYVTNAQIGNSTNEQFIASLGVRNFDFCVVAIGDDFQASLETTALLKDCGARFVLARANRDVHAKFLLRNGADQVVYPEKEMAIRTAVKYSSDHIFDYIELTPDHSIYETPVPGAWVGRSIVQLAVRSRYHINILAIKKNGELQPLPGPNHVFSSEETLLLLGSNRDVQRFLQF; this is encoded by the coding sequence ATGAAATCTGTTTTGATCGTCGGCATGGGCCGGTTTGGCCGCCATATGGCGCGCAAGCTGACCGAATATAAGCACGAGGTGCTTGCGGTGGACCGCAGTGAGGAACGCATCAACGACGTGCTGGGCTATGTGACCAACGCCCAGATCGGCAATTCGACCAACGAGCAGTTCATCGCTTCGCTCGGCGTGCGCAATTTCGATTTCTGCGTTGTCGCGATCGGGGATGATTTTCAGGCGTCGCTGGAAACGACCGCGCTGCTGAAGGACTGCGGCGCGCGTTTTGTGCTGGCCCGCGCCAACCGCGACGTACACGCCAAGTTCCTGCTGCGCAACGGCGCGGATCAGGTGGTCTACCCGGAAAAAGAGATGGCGATCCGCACCGCGGTCAAGTATTCCTCGGATCATATTTTTGATTACATCGAGCTCACGCCCGACCATTCCATCTACGAAACGCCCGTGCCGGGCGCGTGGGTGGGCCGCAGCATCGTGCAGCTGGCCGTGCGCTCACGCTACCATATCAATATCCTTGCGATCAAGAAAAACGGGGAGCTTCAGCCGCTGCCCGGCCCGAACCACGTTTTTTCCAGCGAGGAGACGCTGCTGCTTCTGGGCAGCAACCGCGATGTCCAGCGTTTTTTGCAGTTTTAA
- the kdpC gene encoding K(+)-transporting ATPase subunit C, whose amino-acid sequence MNTKTKTGGVIVRAMWLLVLMSLITGLIYTMAVMGLGQLLFPSQANGSLLSQNGKVVGSALLGQQFTDNGHLWGRVMQYDVGTFTDENGAPAAYAWPSNLSPASPAYEALVAERVEKLRASNPDRAGEPVPVDLVTCSGSGLDPHISPAAAEYQVPRIAKATGKSEDEIRETIRQYTEGRLLGVFGEPRVNVLKVNLALDGMLS is encoded by the coding sequence ATGAATACCAAAACAAAAACCGGCGGTGTGATCGTCCGCGCCATGTGGCTGCTCGTCCTCATGTCGCTCATCACCGGCCTGATCTACACCATGGCGGTCATGGGTTTGGGACAGCTGTTGTTTCCCAGCCAAGCGAACGGCAGCCTGCTTTCTCAGAACGGCAAGGTCGTCGGCTCCGCGCTGCTCGGCCAACAGTTTACGGATAACGGCCACCTGTGGGGCCGCGTCATGCAATACGACGTGGGCACGTTTACCGATGAAAACGGCGCACCGGCCGCATACGCCTGGCCCTCCAACCTGAGCCCCGCCAGCCCCGCATACGAGGCGCTGGTGGCCGAGCGTGTGGAAAAGCTGCGCGCATCCAACCCCGACCGCGCGGGCGAGCCGGTGCCGGTCGACCTTGTGACCTGCTCGGGCTCCGGGCTTGACCCGCATATCTCCCCGGCCGCCGCCGAATATCAGGTGCCGCGCATCGCAAAGGCCACCGGCAAAAGCGAGGACGAGATACGCGAGACGATCCGGCAATATACCGAGGGCCGCCTGCTCGGCGTGTTCGGCGAACCGCGCGTCAATGTGCTCAAGGTAAACCTCGCGCTTGACGGTATGCTCTCCTGA
- the kdpA gene encoding potassium-transporting ATPase subunit KdpA: MNAILQIVLYTVLLIALAVPYGRFMSRAMEGEKTIFSRLLGPCERGIYKLMRIDPGEQMSWKKYAGCAVAFSALSLFALWAMFMLQGGLPWNPQGIEGTSWHLGFNTAASFVTNTNWQSYSGESALSYFSQAIGLTVQNFVTPAVALAVLFALIRGFRRVQKQGLGSFWADVTRAVVYVLLPLNLVIALALVSQGVMTNLKDYQVYELVEPATVQQEDGTEITVTRGIIPMGPQASQVAIKQSGTNGGGYNGVNSASPLENPTPLSNLIEMISLLLIPAACCFAFGRSIRDKRQGRALFLAMLLLLVAALGVVAVMEQHGTPQLAQDGAVAMAPAEGYPGGNMEGKETRFGIAASATWAVYTTAASNGSVNCMHDSLTPLGGMAPMLLMQLGEVVFGGVGCGLYGMIGFAILAVFIAGLMVGRTPEYLGKKIEPFEMRMAVLVCLATPLVILIGSCIATLLPATADSLNNGGAHGLSEVLYAYSSAGGNNGSAFAGFNANTPFLNVSIGLVMLAARFLPMLATLAIAGSMVQKKRTAVSAGTLSTTNAMFVGLLIFIVVLVGALSFFPALSLGPIAEFTQMLA, translated from the coding sequence GTGAACGCTATTTTACAGATCGTGCTGTACACCGTGCTGCTCATCGCGCTGGCCGTTCCGTACGGCAGATTCATGAGCCGTGCGATGGAGGGTGAAAAGACTATTTTCAGCCGCCTGCTCGGCCCGTGCGAGCGCGGGATCTACAAGCTTATGCGCATCGACCCCGGCGAACAAATGAGCTGGAAGAAATACGCGGGCTGCGCCGTTGCCTTTTCCGCGCTGAGCCTATTTGCCCTCTGGGCGATGTTCATGTTACAGGGCGGCCTGCCGTGGAACCCGCAGGGCATCGAAGGAACGAGCTGGCACCTTGGCTTTAATACAGCCGCCAGTTTTGTGACCAACACCAACTGGCAGTCCTACTCGGGCGAATCGGCGCTGAGCTATTTTTCGCAGGCGATCGGCCTAACCGTGCAAAACTTCGTCACCCCGGCGGTCGCGCTGGCCGTACTGTTTGCGCTGATACGCGGCTTTCGGCGCGTACAGAAGCAAGGGCTTGGCTCCTTCTGGGCCGATGTGACCCGCGCGGTCGTGTACGTACTGCTGCCGCTGAATCTGGTGATCGCGCTGGCTCTTGTGTCGCAGGGCGTCATGACCAATCTAAAGGACTATCAGGTTTACGAGCTGGTCGAACCCGCCACCGTGCAACAGGAGGATGGCACGGAAATCACCGTGACGCGCGGCATCATCCCCATGGGCCCGCAGGCGAGCCAAGTCGCCATCAAACAATCCGGCACAAACGGCGGCGGCTACAACGGCGTCAACTCGGCAAGCCCGCTGGAAAACCCAACGCCGCTTTCCAATCTGATCGAAATGATCTCGCTGCTGCTCATTCCGGCGGCCTGCTGCTTTGCCTTTGGGCGCAGCATACGGGACAAACGGCAGGGCCGGGCGCTGTTCCTCGCCATGCTGCTCTTGCTGGTCGCGGCGCTCGGCGTGGTCGCGGTCATGGAGCAACACGGCACGCCGCAGCTCGCGCAGGACGGCGCGGTGGCCATGGCCCCGGCCGAGGGTTACCCCGGCGGCAACATGGAGGGCAAGGAGACCCGTTTCGGTATCGCCGCCTCCGCCACTTGGGCGGTATATACCACGGCGGCCTCGAACGGCTCGGTCAACTGCATGCATGACAGCCTAACGCCGCTCGGCGGCATGGCGCCCATGCTGCTGATGCAGCTGGGCGAGGTCGTGTTCGGCGGCGTCGGCTGCGGACTGTACGGCATGATCGGCTTCGCCATACTCGCCGTGTTCATCGCCGGCCTGATGGTGGGCCGTACGCCGGAATATTTGGGCAAAAAAATAGAGCCGTTTGAAATGCGCATGGCGGTTTTGGTCTGTCTAGCGACGCCGCTGGTCATTTTGATCGGCAGCTGTATCGCCACGCTGCTGCCCGCGACGGCGGACAGCCTGAACAACGGCGGCGCGCACGGCCTGTCCGAGGTGCTATACGCCTATTCCTCCGCCGGGGGCAACAACGGCTCCGCCTTTGCGGGCTTTAACGCGAACACGCCGTTTTTGAATGTATCGATCGGTCTGGTCATGCTCGCGGCGCGTTTTCTGCCCATGCTCGCCACGCTTGCCATCGCGGGCTCGATGGTGCAAAAGAAGCGGACGGCGGTTTCGGCCGGCACGCTTTCCACCACGAACGCCATGTTCGTCGGCCTGTTGATCTTCATCGTCGTGCTCGTGGGCGCGCTGTCCTTCTTCCCGGCTTTAAGCCTAGGCCCGATCGCTGAATTCACACAAATGCTTGCATAA
- a CDS encoding aminotransferase class IV — MKDIAYYNGEIGPIDEVRAPVTDRGFYFGDGVYEAAACMNQKPFALSDHMDRFYNSLRLLEIAEPMPRAELDALLRDLISRVDASPCVCYWQVTRGVSHRMHAFPKDAKPSLLVFVEPTRLDSQQAAMKLLSREDTRFLHCNIKTLNLIPNVVASQRAHEAGCDEVVFHRADRVTEGAHSGIAILKDGAFCTPPADELILPSITRLHCLQLCEERGIPVRVAPFTMEELMAADEVLVLSTGAHCIPVCEVDGKPVGGKAPDLLQTLQKAYQQKFEAETAQ; from the coding sequence ATGAAGGATATTGCATATTATAACGGCGAGATCGGGCCGATCGACGAGGTGCGCGCCCCTGTGACCGACCGCGGCTTTTATTTTGGCGACGGCGTGTACGAGGCGGCCGCTTGCATGAACCAAAAGCCCTTCGCGCTTTCCGACCACATGGATCGCTTCTATAACAGCCTGCGCCTGCTCGAAATCGCCGAGCCCATGCCCCGCGCCGAGCTGGACGCGCTTCTGCGCGATCTGATCAGCCGTGTGGACGCCTCGCCCTGCGTGTGCTACTGGCAGGTAACACGCGGCGTTTCCCACCGCATGCACGCTTTTCCGAAGGATGCAAAGCCCAGCTTGCTGGTTTTCGTCGAACCGACGAGGCTGGACAGCCAGCAGGCCGCGATGAAGCTTCTTTCCCGCGAGGACACGCGCTTCCTGCACTGCAATATCAAAACGCTGAACCTGATCCCGAACGTCGTCGCTTCGCAGCGGGCGCACGAGGCGGGATGCGACGAGGTGGTGTTCCACCGCGCGGACCGCGTGACCGAGGGCGCGCACTCCGGCATCGCCATATTAAAAGACGGCGCGTTCTGCACCCCGCCGGCGGATGAGCTCATCCTGCCCAGCATCACGCGGCTGCACTGTTTGCAGCTTTGCGAGGAACGCGGCATTCCGGTCCGCGTCGCTCCGTTTACCATGGAGGAACTGATGGCGGCGGACGAGGTGCTTGTGCTTTCCACCGGCGCGCACTGCATCCCCGTTTGCGAGGTGGACGGCAAGCCCGTCGGCGGCAAAGCGCCCGACCTGCTGCAAACGCTGCAAAAGGCCTACCAGCAAAAGTTTGAAGCCGAGACCGCGCAGTAA